GCGCATGTTGCGGCGGTGCGCCTCTTCCACGAGTTTCAGAAATAGCTTATCGGCCGAGGTCCACTTCCAGGTGCTCGGGTCGGCGGGGTTTTCGCTGGCAATAATGCGTTGGTCGCCGGCGGGGTCGGGCCCAAAGGTTACATCTATATGATGGTAGTTGCGGGCATCGTACTTGTGGAGCGACGGCGCATCGTTCAGCGGGTTGAAGTACAGGGCTGATACGCCTAGGTCGCGCAAGTAATCCAGTTTGTTGATTACCCCCTGCAAGTCGCCGCCGTAGCGGCGCAGGCCTAGCTCATCGCCCCACGAGAGGTTGGCTTGCTTGGCCCAGGGCTCGGGCTCGTACCAGTTGTGCGACCAAGGCGTGATGCGCCAGCCCGCCGGCGCCTCGAAAGCTGGCCGCATGGTTTGGGGTGTAGGGTCGTTTTTGGGGTCGCCGTTGCTGAAGCGCTCCACAAAAATCTGGTACCACACCACATCCTTGGCCCAGTTGGGCGGCTGGTTATGGCTTGCGGCAGTATTCTGGGCCAGGCCCATATGCGAACAAGCCATGGCAGCACCTAGGATAAGTAAACCAAAGCGGGAAGAGGGCATAGCAAGCGGCAAGAGGTTTTGAGCGCCGCTAGTATAAGCTATTCAGCAGCAATGGCCCTCGTTCGGCGGCGGCACCGCTTTGTAAAACAAGCACGGGCAGCATGTTGCCGCCCGTGATGCCTATCTAATATATACTATAGTGTTCTGAGCCCAAAGCTCAGCCCTGGCTTGCCGACTTGTAGTGCACCTCCGAGAGGCTGCGCAGCTTATCGGCGCTGAACTCGGGCGTAATATCGCGCTGCGGGTTGCCCAGCATTTCGTAGCCTACCATAAACTTGCGCACCGTAGCCGAGCGCAGCAGCGGCGGATAGAAGTGCATGTGCAGATGCCACTCCGGGTGCTCGTGCCCATCGGTGGGGCGCTGGTGCAGCCCGGCCGAGTACGGAAAGGAGATATTAAATAGGTTGTCGTAGCGGATGGTGAGGCGGCGAATGGCATCGGCCAAAGCATCGCGCTCGTCGGGGGTTAGTTGCGCAATGTCCTGCACGGGGCGGCGGGCCACCAGCATGGTTTCGAAAGGCCATACGGCCCAAAACGGCACCAGCACCACAAAATGCTCGTTTTCGAGCACCACGCGCTCTTGCTTTTCCAGCTCCAGCCCTAGGTAGTCGGCCAGTAGGGTGCGGCCGTGCTGCTGGTAATAGGCCAGTTGCTGCACGGTTTCCTTAGCGGGCTCCGAGGGCACGGTGCGCTGCGCCCAGATCTGGCCGTGCGGGTGTGGGTTCGAGCAGCCCATCATCTGACCTTTGTTCTCGAAAATCTGCACGTAGTTGATGTCGGGCTGCGCACCTAGGGTTTTAAACTCGTCAACCCACAAATCGACCACCTTCCGGATATCGGGCACCGTCATTTCGGGCAGCGTGAGGTCGTGGCGGGGCGAAAAGCAAATGACGCGCCCCACACCCGACTCGGCTTCGGCCCGCAGCAAGCCGCCTTCGTCGATTGAGCCGGCAGGCGTATCGGGCAGCAAGGCCGCGAAATCGTTGTCGA
The sequence above is drawn from the Hymenobacter sp. YIM 151858-1 genome and encodes:
- a CDS encoding UDP-glucose--hexose-1-phosphate uridylyltransferase, producing the protein MAAFDSTEHPHRRFNALTGEWVLVSPHRSKRPWQGQQETPDAEQRPAYDPGCYLCPGNTRANGAVNPAYPNTFVFDNDFAALLPDTPAGSIDEGGLLRAEAESGVGRVICFSPRHDLTLPEMTVPDIRKVVDLWVDEFKTLGAQPDINYVQIFENKGQMMGCSNPHPHGQIWAQRTVPSEPAKETVQQLAYYQQHGRTLLADYLGLELEKQERVVLENEHFVVLVPFWAVWPFETMLVARRPVQDIAQLTPDERDALADAIRRLTIRYDNLFNISFPYSAGLHQRPTDGHEHPEWHLHMHFYPPLLRSATVRKFMVGYEMLGNPQRDITPEFSADKLRSLSEVHYKSASQG